A genomic segment from Leopardus geoffroyi isolate Oge1 chromosome A2, O.geoffroyi_Oge1_pat1.0, whole genome shotgun sequence encodes:
- the SMKR1 gene encoding small lysine-rich protein 1 isoform X3 has translation MPHSPAQLRNYHGKGKQEKGLDKSRGKKQKKPEVDILSPAAMLNLYYIAHNVADCLHLRGFRWPGAPKSKGKNKT, from the exons ATGCCACACTCACCTGCTCAACTGAGGAATTACCATG GtaaagggaaacaagaaaaaggCCTGGACAAATCTCgcgggaagaaacagaagaaaccgGAAGTGGACATTCTCAGCCCAGCTGCCATGCTGAACCTCTACTACATCGCCCACAACGTTGCCGACTGCCTGCACCTGCGAGGCTTCCGTTGGCCCGGTGCTCCcaaatcaaaggggaaaaacaagaCTTAA
- the SMKR1 gene encoding small lysine-rich protein 1 isoform X1, with translation MVIHVLFKYKRYRGSRQPGKGKQEKGLDKSRGKKQKKPEVDILSPAAMLNLYYIAHNVADCLHLRGFRWPGAPKSKGKNKT, from the exons ATGGTAATACACGTCTTATTTAAGTATAAGAGATACCGAGGCTCTCGCCAG CCAGGtaaagggaaacaagaaaaaggCCTGGACAAATCTCgcgggaagaaacagaagaaaccgGAAGTGGACATTCTCAGCCCAGCTGCCATGCTGAACCTCTACTACATCGCCCACAACGTTGCCGACTGCCTGCACCTGCGAGGCTTCCGTTGGCCCGGTGCTCCcaaatcaaaggggaaaaacaagaCTTAA
- the SMKR1 gene encoding small lysine-rich protein 1 isoform X4 yields the protein MPGKGKQEKGLDKSRGKKQKKPEVDILSPAAMLNLYYIAHNVADCLHLRGFRWPGAPKSKGKNKT from the exons ATG CCAGGtaaagggaaacaagaaaaaggCCTGGACAAATCTCgcgggaagaaacagaagaaaccgGAAGTGGACATTCTCAGCCCAGCTGCCATGCTGAACCTCTACTACATCGCCCACAACGTTGCCGACTGCCTGCACCTGCGAGGCTTCCGTTGGCCCGGTGCTCCcaaatcaaaggggaaaaacaagaCTTAA
- the SMKR1 gene encoding small lysine-rich protein 1 isoform X2, protein MATCILHPQGMFYQEPGKGKQEKGLDKSRGKKQKKPEVDILSPAAMLNLYYIAHNVADCLHLRGFRWPGAPKSKGKNKT, encoded by the exons ATGGCAACGTGCATCCTACACCCCCAGGGGATGTTTTACCAGGAG CCAGGtaaagggaaacaagaaaaaggCCTGGACAAATCTCgcgggaagaaacagaagaaaccgGAAGTGGACATTCTCAGCCCAGCTGCCATGCTGAACCTCTACTACATCGCCCACAACGTTGCCGACTGCCTGCACCTGCGAGGCTTCCGTTGGCCCGGTGCTCCcaaatcaaaggggaaaaacaagaCTTAA